The following are encoded in a window of Xyrauchen texanus isolate HMW12.3.18 chromosome 42, RBS_HiC_50CHRs, whole genome shotgun sequence genomic DNA:
- the LOC127635317 gene encoding XK-related protein 9-like, translating to MTSTRGDFSTFRWLCTIIGFIFYLGDIGSDLLLTVQYFRAGHLTWAALTLVFILSGSLCIQIFSYAWFNDDKRDKEEDSLSTGHLIGIHVLQIGIITRYLDLIKRGFKALWFNQVQSRLFDFATDLSMLRLFETFLESVPQLVLQLYIILEHNHRSTLQYISMAVSFLNIAWSTVDYRRCLRHSLPHVNEMPCGIPTVVYLLYKVLTITPRILSLTLFIMLSTFSTLAMAFIWLLGTFWACLEKTDFCTSRVLEYVYRATVGVILIFTFFNIKGENTKVPMTTYYIFSVSQNLAAPILLCLFKPESEGTDYFLPIILFILMSNSLGLGFLGIYYSHLHPRKVADEIDGMERNEQKTEKTRLNNFFKI from the exons ATGACATCTACTAGAGGGGACTTTAGCACATTTCGGTGGCTATGCACCATTATCGGATTTATTTTCTATCTAGGAGACATTGGATCCGATCTCTTGTTAACCGTGCAATATTTCAGAGCCGGACATCTCACCTGGGCTGCATTGACTCTTGTGTTTATACTGAGTGGATCTTTATGCATACAGATATTCAGTTATGCATGGTTTAATGATGACAAAAGAGATAAAGAAGAAGACAGCCTGTCCACTGGCCATCTGATTGGGATACATGTACTGCAGATAGGCATAATTACAAG GTATCTTGATCTGATAAAAAGAGGTTTTAAAGCCCTTTGGTTCAACCAAGTCCAGTCACGGCTTTTCGACTTCGCTACAGATCTGAGCATGCTCCGCTTGTTCGAAACGTTCCTTGAGAGCGTTCCTCAACTTGTTCTACAACTCTATATCATCCTGGAGCACAACCATCGCTCTACTCTGCAAT atatcagcatggctgtgtcTTTCCTCAACATCGCCTGGTCCACAGTGGATTATCGCCGCTGTTTACGTCATTCTCTACCTCACGTTAACGAGATGCCTTGTGGAATCCCCACAGTTGTGTATCTACTCTACAAGGTATTAACCATAACTCCCCGAATCCTCAGCCTCACCCTCTTCATCATGCTGTCCACTTTCAGCACTCTAGCAATGGCCTTCATATGGCTGTTGGGAACCTTCTGGGCTTGTTTGGAAAAGACTGACTTCTGCACTTCACGAGTCCTTGAATATGTTTATCGAGCCACTGTTGGAGTCATCCTCATCTTCACATTCTTTAACATTAAAGGAGAGAACACCAAAGTTCCCATGACAACGTATTACATTTTCAGTGTGAGTCAAAACCTGGCAGCACCTATTCTGTTGTGCCTTTTCAAACCAGAATCTGAGGGGACTGATTATTTCTTGcccataattttatttatattaatgtcAAATTCACTTGGACTGGGTTTTCTGGGAATCTATTACAGTCATCTGCACCCTCGTAAGGTGGCTGATGAGATAGATGGAATGGAAAGAAATGAGCAAAAGACAGAAAAAACAcgtttaaacaatttttttaaaatataa
- the tram1 gene encoding translocating chain-associated membrane protein 1 yields MGIRKKNSKNPPVLSHEFVIQNHADIVSCVAMVFLLGLMFEITSKVAVLFITVQYNVTIPANGGPEEAVVNYFHYGLKDIATVFFYMLVAIIMHAIIQEYVLDKINRKMHFSKTKHSKFNESGQLSAFYLFSCLWGASILVSENLLSNPVSLWDGYPHVLMPFQMKFYYICQLGYWLHVIPELYFQKAKKEDIPRQLVYISLYLVHIAGAYILNLNRLGLVLLVLHYFVELLFHVSRLIYFSNEERQTGFTMWAVLFVLGRLLTLSLSVLTVGFGLAGAEKQGLNLAEGSFNVLFVRVTVLAAICTTQAFMMWKFINFQLRRWREQAQTQVIKKKSTSSKSKSKKANGVNGSASGADSPRARKKSS; encoded by the exons ATGGGAATCCGAAAAAAGAACAGTAAGAACCCTCCGGTGCTCAGCCATGAGTTCGTGATCCAGAACCATGCAGATATTGTATCTTGTGTTGCTATGGTTTTCCTGCTGGGTCTGATGTTCGAG ATTACATCAAAAGTAGCGGTTTTGTTTATAACTGTGCAATACAATGTCACCATTCCAGCAAATG GGGGTCCAGAAGAAGCAGTTGTGAATTACTTCCACTATGGTCTTAAAGATATTGCCACTGTCTTCTTCTACATGCTGGTGGCCATCATCATGCATGCCATTATTCAGGAATATGTGCTGGAT AAAATCAACAGAAAGATGCACTTCTCCAAAACCAAGCACAGCAAGTTCAATGAGTCCGGTCAGCTGAGTGCCTTCTACCTCTTCTCCTGCTTGTGGGGAGCCAGTATTCTTGTCTCT GAGAACCTCCTGTCCAACCCTGTCAGTCTGTGGGATGGCTACCCGCACGTTCTCATGCC GTTCCAGATGAAGTTCTACTACATCTGTCAGCTCGGCTATTGGCTCCATGTTATCCCAGAGCTCTACTTCCAGAAAGCCAAGAAA gaAGACATTCCTCGTCAGCTTGTTTATATAAGCCTTTACTTGGTCCACATTGCAGGAGCCTACATTCTAAA TCTAAACCGGTTGGGCCTGGTTTTGCTGGTTTTGCATTACTTTGTTGAACTCCTCTTCCATGTATCTAGACTGATTTACTTCAGTAATGAGGAAAGGCAAACTGG GTTTACAATGTGGGCTGTTTTGTTTGTGCTGGGCCGGTTGTTGACTCTTTCCCTGTCTGTTCTCACTGTGGGCTTTGGGCTGGCTGGAGCAGAGAAACAGGGTCTGAACCTTGCAGAGGGAAGCTTTAATGTGCTATTTGTTCG GGTGACTGTACTGGCTGCAATCTGCACCACTCAGGCTTTCATGATGTGGAAATTTATCAACTTCCAGCTGCGACGGTGGAGAGAACAAGCACAGACTCAAGTCATAAAGAAGAAATCAACGTCTTCTAAGAGCAAATCGAAGAAAG CCAATGGTGTGAACGGATCTGCCAGCGGAGCAGATTCCCCCAGAGCGAGGAAGAAGTCATCATAA